In Candidatus Binatia bacterium, one DNA window encodes the following:
- the ligA gene encoding NAD-dependent DNA ligase LigA translates to MTLAEATKRVERLRASVEYHTHQYYALDEPEISDAEFDTLFRELKALEEKYPALRSPESPTQRVGGTVQERFRKVTHPQPMLSLGNAFSAEDLVAWQARFEKRLPAGTPVAFVAEPKIDGLTVVLHYEKGKFVLGATRGNGLVGEDITENLRTVRELPLRLRGKHLPERLVVRGEVYMAVDDFAQFNERQAALGEKVYANPRNFAAGSLRQLDSTITAARPLKLWAYQIVVTEGLTVESQGAALERLREFGFPVSEENRILGSIEAVAERCESFGEERGSLAFETDGLVVKLDSFALQERLGAVGNAPRWAIAYKYPSEEVVTELLGIGVNVGRTGVLKPWADLKPCEIGGVTVSSATLHNEDYIRDRDIRVGDRVAVKRAGEVIPQVLRALPELREYDLPVFHLPKNCPACGERAIRVEDEVDVYCVNATCPAQLVRLVEYFVSRTAMDIEGFGIRQAELLTEKGLLADVADIYALEASDLESLEGYKQRRVTNLLGAIEASRQQPLPRLVTALGIRGVGRVVAETLVEHFPSIDKLLEADSESLEAVDGIGPILAHNLVDWFATAHNRKVVEKLRSAGVALSAALVQASSETLLGSTFVITGTLPQLSREQAASLIRSHGGKVTAAVSGSTTYLVAGESAGSKLAKAEKLEVPILDEEGLRKLIS, encoded by the coding sequence GTGACTTTGGCGGAAGCGACAAAACGGGTGGAGAGGCTGCGTGCCTCAGTCGAGTACCATACCCACCAGTACTACGCGCTCGATGAGCCCGAGATCAGTGATGCTGAATTCGATACGCTCTTTCGGGAATTAAAGGCTCTCGAAGAGAAATACCCGGCCCTCCGCAGTCCCGAATCCCCGACGCAACGGGTAGGTGGGACCGTGCAGGAGCGGTTTCGCAAGGTGACCCACCCGCAGCCAATGCTGAGTCTGGGCAACGCGTTCTCGGCCGAAGATCTTGTCGCCTGGCAGGCGCGATTCGAGAAACGACTCCCGGCCGGTACGCCTGTGGCGTTTGTCGCCGAGCCGAAGATCGATGGACTGACTGTGGTTCTCCACTATGAAAAGGGAAAGTTTGTCCTCGGGGCCACTCGCGGGAACGGTCTGGTCGGCGAGGATATTACGGAAAATCTCAGAACGGTGCGAGAATTGCCGCTGCGACTCCGCGGAAAACATCTTCCCGAACGGCTCGTTGTCCGAGGCGAAGTGTATATGGCGGTCGACGATTTCGCGCAATTTAACGAACGCCAGGCTGCCCTCGGCGAGAAGGTCTATGCGAACCCGCGTAATTTTGCCGCAGGCTCTCTCCGGCAACTGGATTCGACAATTACCGCAGCAAGGCCCCTGAAGTTATGGGCCTATCAAATCGTCGTCACCGAGGGGCTGACGGTCGAGTCGCAGGGCGCGGCGCTGGAGCGGTTGCGCGAGTTCGGTTTTCCGGTCTCCGAGGAAAACCGGATCCTCGGGTCGATCGAAGCTGTGGCCGAGCGATGCGAATCGTTTGGCGAAGAGCGCGGGAGTCTCGCGTTCGAAACGGACGGATTGGTCGTGAAGCTCGATTCCTTTGCCCTGCAGGAAAGGCTCGGTGCGGTCGGTAACGCGCCTCGCTGGGCGATTGCCTACAAATATCCTTCCGAAGAGGTCGTCACCGAACTTCTGGGCATTGGCGTGAATGTCGGCCGGACCGGCGTCCTCAAGCCCTGGGCGGATCTAAAGCCATGCGAGATTGGCGGCGTGACGGTGAGTAGCGCCACCCTGCATAATGAGGATTATATTCGGGATCGCGATATTCGGGTAGGCGACCGTGTTGCGGTCAAACGGGCAGGTGAAGTCATCCCTCAGGTGCTGCGTGCTCTGCCGGAATTGCGCGAATACGATTTGCCGGTTTTTCATCTTCCCAAAAATTGTCCGGCTTGCGGTGAGCGGGCGATCCGAGTCGAGGACGAAGTCGATGTGTATTGCGTGAATGCGACCTGTCCGGCGCAGTTGGTCCGACTGGTTGAATATTTTGTTTCACGGACGGCAATGGATATCGAAGGTTTCGGGATTCGTCAGGCGGAGCTGCTGACCGAAAAAGGGCTCCTTGCGGATGTCGCGGATATTTACGCCCTCGAGGCCTCGGACCTGGAGTCGCTCGAGGGCTACAAGCAGCGGCGCGTCACCAACCTTCTCGGCGCGATCGAGGCCTCTCGGCAGCAACCGCTTCCCCGGCTGGTGACGGCCTTGGGCATTCGTGGTGTGGGCCGCGTCGTGGCTGAAACTCTCGTGGAGCATTTCCCCTCGATCGACAAACTCCTCGAGGCCGATAGCGAGTCCCTCGAGGCTGTCGACGGGATCGGCCCGATTCTGGCGCATAATCTCGTTGACTGGTTTGCGACCGCTCATAATCGAAAGGTAGTGGAAAAGTTGCGTTCCGCCGGTGTTGCCTTGTCGGCGGCTCTGGTCCAGGCGAGCAGCGAGACCCTGCTTGGATCGACGTTTGTCATCACCGGGACATTGCCCCAATTGAGCAGGGAGCAAGCGGCGTCCTTGATCCGATCGCATGGCGGCAAGGTCACGGCAGCCGTGAGTGGAAGCACCACTTATCTGGTCGCCGGCGAGTCAGCCGGGAGCAAGCTGGCGAAGGCCGAAAAACTGGAAGTACCGATTCTCGACGAGGAGGGGCTCAGGAAATTGATTTCCTGA
- a CDS encoding Hsp20/alpha crystallin family protein, giving the protein MRTFAREFTARPTQNAWNEAARLQARMEKAFQESNDSYGSNYPRLDVTSAEDVTVVRAEIPGVAAEEIDLSIDDDVLTLSGARQADELPEGTTWRHQERGHGVFKRRVRLPFRVESGSVDAQYNNGVLQVTLPRAEADKPQRISISAA; this is encoded by the coding sequence ATGAGAACTTTCGCCAGAGAATTTACCGCACGACCCACGCAAAACGCTTGGAATGAAGCAGCGCGCCTGCAGGCCCGCATGGAAAAAGCCTTTCAGGAATCGAACGATTCCTACGGCTCGAACTATCCCCGCCTCGATGTGACTTCGGCCGAAGACGTGACCGTGGTGCGCGCCGAAATTCCGGGTGTAGCCGCCGAGGAAATCGACCTTTCGATCGACGATGATGTCCTGACTCTCAGTGGCGCCCGACAAGCAGACGAGCTGCCCGAAGGAACGACCTGGCGCCATCAGGAGCGTGGCCACGGTGTCTTCAAAAGGCGGGTCCGGTTGCCCTTCCGCGTAGAATCCGGCTCCGTCGATGCGCAATACAACAACGGCGTCCTGCAGGTGACACTACCGCGGGCCGAGGCTGACAAACCGCAGAGGATTTCCATCTCGGCAGCCTGA
- a CDS encoding thioredoxin family protein: protein MALLESQAIAIGSTCPDFDLPSVDGRRFRRDDFREKKALVVMFICRHCPYVIAVEDRIVELRREFAMSGVQFVGICSNDANDYPDDAPDRLAARAREMDYGFPYLVDESQAVARRFDAVCTPDIYVYDEERKLAYHGRIDDSWQDAELVTRRELQEALVAIVDGAQPAADQSPSMGCSIKWKKEI from the coding sequence ATGGCACTCCTCGAATCTCAGGCAATCGCAATCGGCAGCACATGTCCCGACTTCGATCTTCCCTCGGTGGACGGACGACGTTTTCGGCGGGACGACTTTCGAGAGAAAAAAGCTCTCGTGGTCATGTTCATCTGCCGGCATTGCCCGTACGTGATCGCCGTCGAGGATCGAATCGTCGAACTCCGTCGTGAATTCGCCATGTCGGGGGTTCAATTTGTCGGCATCTGCTCGAACGACGCAAATGATTATCCCGATGACGCACCCGATAGGTTGGCGGCACGCGCACGCGAGATGGACTACGGGTTTCCCTACCTCGTGGATGAAAGCCAGGCAGTCGCTCGCCGCTTCGATGCGGTCTGCACGCCGGATATCTATGTCTATGATGAGGAGCGAAAGCTGGCTTACCATGGTCGGATTGATGACTCGTGGCAGGATGCCGAGCTGGTGACCCGACGCGAGCTTCAGGAGGCTCTCGTCGCTATCGTGGACGGAGCCCAACCAGCAGCCGATCAATCGCCTTCGATGGGATGTTCGATCAAGTGGAAGAAAGAGATTTGA
- a CDS encoding alanine--glyoxylate aminotransferase family protein — protein MKELHSFAPPKRILMGPGPSDVSPRVLAAMAQPTIGHLDPAFVRMMDELKDLLRATYRTENSMTLPISGPGSIGMETCFANLIEPGDTVVVCQNGVFGGRMKENVVRMGGVPVMVENEWGRAVSAEDLEAALIGHPEASVVAFVHAETSTGALSDAETLAALARRHGCLTIMDAVTSLGGVPVEIDGWEIDAVYSGTQKCLSVPPGLSPVSFSEKAMDRLRARKTPVQSWFGDLSLLDGYWAAGAKRSYHHTAPVNALYGLHEGLLALQEEGLEAAWARHRENHEALRVGLEGIGIDFVVPVDERLPQLNAVSIPDGVPDADVRGLLLEEFNLEIGAGLGALAGKVWRIGLMGTSSTAGHVELCVKSLSAALSRLSAARA, from the coding sequence ATGAAAGAGCTTCACTCGTTTGCACCGCCGAAACGTATTTTGATGGGACCTGGTCCTTCCGATGTGAGTCCTCGCGTTCTGGCTGCCATGGCACAACCAACGATTGGTCATCTGGATCCCGCATTTGTCCGCATGATGGACGAACTGAAGGACCTGCTCCGGGCCACCTATCGCACCGAGAACAGTATGACATTGCCGATCTCCGGTCCTGGTTCGATCGGGATGGAGACATGCTTCGCCAATTTGATTGAGCCCGGAGACACGGTGGTGGTTTGTCAAAATGGAGTCTTCGGCGGTCGAATGAAGGAAAACGTCGTGCGTATGGGCGGCGTGCCGGTAATGGTGGAGAACGAATGGGGCCGGGCCGTGAGCGCCGAAGATCTGGAGGCCGCGTTGATCGGGCACCCCGAGGCGTCGGTGGTTGCGTTCGTGCACGCAGAGACCTCGACCGGTGCACTCTCGGATGCCGAGACCCTGGCGGCCCTCGCTCGGAGGCACGGGTGCTTGACGATCATGGACGCAGTGACCTCGCTCGGTGGGGTGCCCGTGGAAATTGATGGTTGGGAAATTGACGCTGTCTATTCCGGGACGCAAAAATGCCTCTCGGTACCCCCGGGGTTGTCTCCGGTGAGTTTCTCGGAGAAGGCCATGGATCGGCTGCGGGCACGAAAGACGCCCGTGCAAAGCTGGTTCGGGGACCTCTCTCTTCTGGACGGATATTGGGCGGCGGGCGCCAAGCGTTCTTACCACCATACGGCTCCTGTGAACGCTCTCTACGGATTGCACGAGGGCTTATTGGCTCTGCAAGAGGAGGGGCTCGAGGCCGCATGGGCACGACATCGGGAAAATCACGAAGCGCTTCGCGTCGGGCTCGAGGGCATTGGTATCGATTTTGTGGTGCCGGTCGACGAGCGCTTGCCCCAGCTGAACGCCGTTTCGATTCCGGATGGCGTTCCCGATGCGGATGTTCGGGGCTTGCTGCTCGAAGAGTTCAATCTGGAGATCGGTGCAGGTCTCGGAGCACTTGCAGGGAAGGTCTGGCGGATTGGCTTGATGGGGACCTCATCGACGGCGGGTCATGTGGAACTATGTGTGAAAAGTCTTTCGGCGGCCCTCAGTCGGCTGTCGGCGGCCCGGGCCTGA
- a CDS encoding class I SAM-dependent methyltransferase yields the protein MPADKIRKPHEDSRRAIAHHYDLSNEFYALFLDPEMVYTCAWYRNDTVDLAQAQTDKLELVCRKLDLKPGDRLLDIGCGWGSLARYAARSRGVEVLGVTLSEQQASFAQQRICEESLEKICRVEFRDYRSLDLDENFNKIAAIGIIEHIGRKNFPAYFQRVHQLLAPGGLFLNHGITRLRHWEKTPQWDFLLEHVFPNGDLTHISHLTQAMENAHFEILDVENLRAHYARTCASWTARLQASESQAIACVGVKTYRTWLVYLAASAVAFEEGSIFLHQTLTRRSGETDRSPRNRAAIYADFPALPIRPGPPTAD from the coding sequence ATGCCTGCTGACAAGATCCGCAAACCGCACGAGGATAGCCGGCGCGCCATTGCGCACCACTACGACCTTTCCAATGAATTCTACGCCCTCTTTCTCGACCCCGAGATGGTCTATACGTGCGCGTGGTACCGCAACGACACGGTCGACCTGGCGCAGGCACAAACCGACAAACTCGAGCTGGTCTGTCGCAAGCTGGACCTGAAGCCCGGAGATCGACTCCTCGATATCGGCTGCGGCTGGGGTAGCCTCGCGCGATACGCTGCCCGCAGCCGCGGCGTCGAAGTGCTCGGGGTGACCCTCTCGGAACAGCAGGCCTCGTTCGCCCAGCAGCGCATTTGCGAGGAGTCCCTCGAAAAAATCTGCCGCGTCGAGTTCCGCGACTATCGATCCCTCGATCTGGACGAAAATTTCAACAAGATCGCCGCCATCGGAATCATCGAGCATATCGGCCGCAAAAATTTCCCTGCCTATTTCCAGCGAGTCCATCAACTCCTCGCGCCGGGCGGCCTTTTTCTCAATCACGGGATCACGCGGCTCCGACATTGGGAGAAAACCCCCCAATGGGATTTCCTCCTCGAGCATGTTTTTCCCAACGGCGACCTCACACATATTTCCCATTTGACGCAGGCAATGGAAAACGCACACTTTGAAATTCTCGACGTCGAGAACTTGCGCGCCCATTACGCACGAACGTGCGCCAGTTGGACCGCACGCCTACAGGCCTCGGAGAGCCAGGCCATTGCTTGCGTCGGAGTCAAAACTTACCGGACCTGGTTAGTTTACCTGGCAGCATCCGCAGTCGCGTTCGAGGAAGGGAGCATCTTCCTTCATCAGACGCTGACTCGAAGATCGGGCGAGACCGATCGATCCCCCCGGAACCGCGCAGCGATCTACGCGGATTTCCCCGCGCTGCCTATCAGGCCCGGGCCGCCGACAGCCGACTGA
- a CDS encoding geranylgeranyl reductase family protein, whose protein sequence is MERYDIIIVGGGPAGATAAETLATEGARVLLLDSATFPRVKLCAGWVTAQVWESLGIPGKDYPGTLQPFSRARLELDGQVQETRWDHTASYGIIRSEFDHYLLQRAATAGAAIRTNTRVQTLSRAEETWLISIGDTQASAPVVVGAGGHSCPVARQLGAIDKDEAVVMARESETRLDEATLARVPAKAGIPELILEDDLNGYGWVFRKGPFLNIGLGCIDAGRALNQRCTTLLERLRAEERLPADIELEPFRGHAYAVRLRGPRRPSGKDWLLVGDAAGLARAFSGEGIGPAIISGRIAASMILAGTIERYPSHLDQNFGAGEPGRIGNIIGHLPRPFLDRIGRTICQQPLLRRKMVFEGAFGMG, encoded by the coding sequence TTGGAGCGCTACGATATCATCATTGTGGGAGGCGGACCTGCCGGAGCCACAGCAGCAGAAACGCTGGCCACAGAGGGTGCCCGTGTTCTGCTTCTCGACAGCGCCACTTTCCCCCGAGTGAAGCTCTGCGCGGGTTGGGTCACAGCTCAGGTCTGGGAGTCTCTCGGGATTCCCGGCAAGGACTATCCCGGCACCCTGCAGCCATTCTCCCGAGCACGATTGGAGTTGGACGGACAGGTGCAGGAAACGCGCTGGGACCATACCGCCAGCTATGGCATCATCCGCTCCGAATTTGACCATTACCTCCTGCAACGAGCGGCCACCGCCGGAGCTGCGATCCGGACCAATACCCGGGTTCAGACTTTGAGCCGAGCGGAGGAAACGTGGCTCATTTCGATCGGTGACACACAGGCAAGTGCGCCGGTAGTCGTCGGTGCCGGGGGCCACAGCTGTCCCGTGGCGCGACAACTCGGCGCGATCGACAAGGACGAGGCTGTTGTCATGGCCCGTGAGAGCGAAACGCGCCTGGATGAGGCCACCCTCGCCCGGGTCCCGGCAAAAGCCGGCATCCCGGAACTGATCCTCGAGGACGACCTCAACGGTTACGGGTGGGTCTTCCGCAAAGGTCCGTTTCTCAACATCGGACTCGGCTGCATCGATGCCGGTCGTGCTTTGAACCAGCGCTGTACAACCTTGCTCGAACGCCTTCGCGCCGAGGAGCGATTACCAGCCGATATCGAACTCGAACCCTTCCGTGGACACGCCTACGCCGTCCGCCTGCGCGGTCCAAGGCGCCCCTCCGGCAAGGACTGGCTCCTCGTCGGCGATGCCGCAGGCCTTGCTCGGGCATTCAGCGGCGAAGGAATTGGCCCCGCCATCATCAGCGGCCGCATCGCGGCGAGCATGATTCTGGCCGGGACCATCGAGCGATATCCCAGCCATCTGGATCAAAACTTCGGAGCCGGTGAGCCCGGTCGCATCGGCAATATCATCGGTCATTTGCCGCGACCCTTTCTCGACAGGATCGGACGCACGATCTGTCAACAACCCCTCCTGCGGCGCAAGATGGTTTTCGAAGGCGCTTTCGGGATGGGCTAG